AGGACTCCTTCACTCTGAGAATCCCGGTCAACCTGGTGCTGGTGCCGGTTTCCGTCCGGGACAGCAACGATCAACCGCTCTACGGATTGGAGAGGGAAGACTTTCGAGTCTTTGAGGAAGACGTGCTGCAGAGACTCACCTATTTCTCTTCTGACCCGCTACCGCTGTCGGCCGTGCTTCTGATCGACCGCACGCTCAATTCCCAGGCCCAGTCAAGGCTGGAGGCCACGCTGCTGGCCCTGATCGAGTCCTTCAGCGCTTTTGACGAGATAGCCGTTATCAAGTTCGACCACACCCCCAACCAACTGCTGGATTTCACCCTGGACAAGAGGAAGGTTCTGGAGGCCTTGAGAGACAAGATTAACTGGGAGCCCCATTCACCGGCAATGACCAGTGGGCCCTTCTCCCGGAAAACGACCGTGGGAGGCATCGAACTGGACAACGCTCGGGGCACGGTGCAACCGCCCAAGACCTGGAACACCCACATTCACGATGCCGTGTTCGCGGCGGTCCAGGCCTTGCGGCGCCGGCGGTCGCGTGAACGGCGAAAAATGATCCTCATTATTTCGGAGGGCCGAAATGCCCCCGGCAACCGAAACTCCTACGAGGACACCCTGGAGGCCTTGCTGAGGGCTGAGATCGTGGTCTACGGGATTACTCCGGTGCGATCGGTCCTCACGGGAGGCGCTGTAGCGAAGTATGCCAATTCCACCGGGGGAGAGATGCTGTTTCCGTTCAAGGCCGACCGCCTGGCCAGGACCTTTCCGATTATCACCCGGTCCGCCAGGAACCAGTACGTGTTGGGTTACATTCCCAACACCTTGCCCGATACGGTCTCCTTCCGCAGGATCCGGGTTTACGTGGAGAGCAATCGAATCAAGAACCTCACGGTCAAGAGCCGCAAGGGCTACTACGCCGTCCCCTCCTTTTAGGTCTTTTCCTGTCCCCCCTTAACCCGCATTTCTCACCAGGCCGCTCGATTCATAGGTGAAAGTCCATCTATTTTCAGCACCTCATCGGCCTGATTGGTACGACTTGCGGTTACACACGGCGCCGGGCATGCCCTGGCTGGTCCTTTTCCCCTCAGCGCATCCATGCTCGCTCGACCGTAGTGACCGCTACGCTC
The sequence above is drawn from the Acidobacteriota bacterium genome and encodes:
- a CDS encoding VWA domain-containing protein, whose protein sequence is MLKPQTHLQRLSILGCLIALSLSTGLQLPAQSPPGGGTEQDSFTLRIPVNLVLVPVSVRDSNDQPLYGLEREDFRVFEEDVLQRLTYFSSDPLPLSAVLLIDRTLNSQAQSRLEATLLALIESFSAFDEIAVIKFDHTPNQLLDFTLDKRKVLEALRDKINWEPHSPAMTSGPFSRKTTVGGIELDNARGTVQPPKTWNTHIHDAVFAAVQALRRRRSRERRKMILIISEGRNAPGNRNSYEDTLEALLRAEIVVYGITPVRSVLTGGAVAKYANSTGGEMLFPFKADRLARTFPIITRSARNQYVLGYIPNTLPDTVSFRRIRVYVESNRIKNLTVKSRKGYYAVPSF